Proteins found in one Anopheles aquasalis chromosome 3, idAnoAquaMG_Q_19, whole genome shotgun sequence genomic segment:
- the LOC126578788 gene encoding sphingosine kinase 2 isoform X3: MMDVGGYKPKLEPASGDSADELNGGVVKVDPFDGRNGGDDGEYLQQQLQQPQPTVYLTETFYISSKKNTVFEVRLTDKGLCLKKQSNGSTKEQTIPLKDIIGCRCLRSKRRSRGSSSCTCASISNSNALKVVEENSGEQDETDVSAYLYIYAYILKRNRRGGFRERTTITLRFRSFDRYEDNNREAQKWRAAVKYLIAGEPVQKLTYQPRDPRKMLIILNPKSGSGKAREMFQQRVAPIFAEAEILYDLHITKRSNWAREFVRQRDVYLWRGIVVIGGDGIFFEVLNGLFEREDWQTAIEELPIGIVPCGSGNGLAKTVSFLYEEPFETKPVLAAALMVVKGRHSMLDVVRVETRSNIMFSFLSVGWGLISDIDIESERLRAIGGQRFTVWSVHRLISLRTYHGKVSYLPALPSQLNGSANGGAGGVGGGHYTNGGPGTGPGRSGAIGTLKHSVSYNTTLNCRDCRHDTTGSCDACDTNFSDVLSLETGMNLDSFRPRIDSWYSATSRKSTYFSTVDSVYESDKASNDDDSGSRAAGGANGTGGPIVQMYGPPSRLPALTAALPDTWTTIAGEFVMVHAAYQTHLSTDCYFATESHLNDGLIWLLIIRGGVSRSQLLSFLLGLSSGTHLPVQANEYIQMVPVTAFRIEPASTNGHMTVDGENVECGPIQGEVFPSLAKVMVPK, translated from the exons ATGATGGACGTCGGTGGCTATAAACCCAAGCTGGAACCGGCATCCGGCGATAGCGCTGACGAGCTGAATGGTGGTGTCGTGAAAGTGGACCCCTTCGATGGTCGcaacggtggtgatgatggcgagtacctccagcagcagctgcaacaaccacaaccaacggTCTACCTGACCGAAACGTTCTACATAAGCTCGAAGAAGAACACGGTGTTTGAGGTCCGGCTAACCGACAAGGGTCTCTGCCTGAAGAAGCAATCGAATGGATCAACGAAGGAGCAAACGATCCCCCTGAAGGACATCATCGGTTGCCGGTGTTTGCGGAGTAAACGTCGATCGCGGGGCAGCTCATCGTGcacgtgcgcctccatctccaACTCGAACGCGCTCAAGGTGGTCGAGGAGAACTCGGGCGAACAGGACGAGACGGACGTGAGCGCTTACCTCTACATCTACGCCTACATCCTGAAGCGTAACCGGCGCGGTGGTTTCCGCGAGCGCACCACGATCACACTGcgcttccgttcgttcgatcgctacGAGGATAACAACCGTGAAGCACAAAAGTGGCGCGCCGCCGTCAAGTATCTGATCGCGGGTGAACCCGTGCAGAAGCTCACATATCAGCCCCGAGATCCGCGCAAAATGCTCATCATTCTGAACCCCAAGTCGGGTTCGGGGAAGGCACGCGAAATGTTCCAGCAGCGCGTCGCACCGATCTTTGCCGAGGCCGAAATCCTGTACGATCTGCACATCACGAAGCGCAGCAACTGGGCCCGGGAGTTTGTGCGCCAGCGGGACGTTTATCTGTGGCGCgggatcgtcgtcatcggtggcgatggcattTTCTTCGAGGTGCTGAATGGGCTGTTCGAGCGCGAGGACTGGCAGACGGCGATCGAGGAGCTACCGATCGGGATCGTACCGTGCGGGTCCGGCAATGGGCTGGCGAAGACGGTGTCCTTTTTATACGA AGAGCCTTTTGAAACAAAACCCGTACTGGCGGCAGCTTTAATGGTAGTCAAAGGAAGACATTCCATGCTAGATGTAGTGAGAGTCGAGACTCGTTCCAAT ATAATGTTCTCGTTCCTGTCGGTGGGCTGGGGTCTAATCTCGGACATCGACATCGAGAGCGAACGGTTGCGCGCCATCGGAGGCCAACGGTTCACCGTGTGGTCCGTGCATCGGTTAATAAGCCTCCGGACGTACCATGGCAAGGTATCGTACCTTCCGGCACTGCCAAGCCAACTGAACGGATcggcgaacggtggtgctggcggagttggtggtggtcactaTACCAACGGTGGCCCTGGTACTGGTCCAGGTCGTTCCGGTGCGATCGGTACGCTGAAGCACAGCGTAAGCTACAACACCACGCTCAACTGCCGCGACTGTCGGCATGATACGACCGGCAGCTGCGATGCCTGTGATACGAACTTTAGTGACGTGCTGTCGCTTGAGACTGGCATGAATCTGGATTCTTTTCGACCCCGCATCGACAGCTGGTATTCGGCGACGTCGCGCAAAAGCACCTACTTCTCGACCGTCGATAGCGTGTACGAGAGTGATAAGGCTTCCAATGATGACGACAGTGGGAGCAGGGCAGCCGGTGGCGCCAATGGGACGGGTGGACCGATCGTACAAATGTACGGCCCACCATCGCGACTGCCCGCCCTGACCGCTGCCCTGCCCGACACCTGGACAACGATTGCGGGCGAGTTCGTGATGGTGCATGCCGCATACCAGACGCACCTCAGTACCGATTGCTACTTTGCGACCGAATCGCACCTCAACGATGGACTCATCTGGTTGCTGATTATCCGTGGTGGTGTGTCGCGATCGCAGCTTCTCTCGTTTCTGCTCGGATTGAGCAGCGGGACGCATCTGCCGGTACAGGCGAACGAGTACATTCAGATGGTACCGGTGACGGCATTCCGGATCGAACCGGCCAGTACGAACGGCCACATGACGGTGGATGGTGAGAATGTCGAGTGTGGACCGATTCAGGGTGAAGTGTTCCCGAGCCTAGCGAAGGTGATGGTACCAAAGTAG
- the LOC126578788 gene encoding probable E3 ubiquitin-protein ligase HERC4 isoform X1, translating to MAIYCWGNTAHGELGLGGIEEEQVMVPRKMDWMHAKEIARAACGASHTLLLTNDGKMYSCGNNDHGQLGHDVESLPNKRPRMSRFKLLTALENYIITQACCGTAHSLALTNWGQVYSWGSNAVGQLGQETDTTRQIVPRLIRSIAAKQVVQIAAGHYHCLALTNSGELYAWGSNAYGQLGLGMTNEKVSTPTLVQSLAGVPIAFIACGGNHSFAISKSGAIFGWGKNTFGQLGLNDLASRQFPTQLRTLRSLGVRYVSCGDDFSVFLTAVGGVFTCGAGTFGQLGHGSCNNEILPRMVFELMGSKITQIACGRRHTLAFVPSRGKIYGFGLSGVGQLGIGIVGNYNTPQIVRGPWLKTDSEPNDPDRSALCEVSLETVNRIFSGGDQCFVSMFSNENSDDYRLYDQQSQILTFSVQMSEELAAIKPDDTVELDLMSAVETIFKSLACINGSLLLPNDEHFCCTSKHPGVDMVAATEAFEQVRKIEHESLRQLIRDSITTDLLGSLLASPADVETLRVYLLLPLYHEFSNPKHYQLLHAPFSISVRRLQKIPYEIVARWWSLQSRDYFERLVECCKSVVLYIVRFKMPKAVTDREEWHVLRPDEHLVAMLDLMAILYWINHTKREQKLAYEQFHIGEIAELVDLQQDYYRWTLDSTGQSFALCNYAFIFNGAAKMLLLQTDQVLQMHKAIHTPTANSILPSLFFPSIPVAQQFIVLNVTRENIVEDTIRELSQYGANDLKKPIKIKFCGEEGEDAGGVRKEFFMLLLRDILDPKYGMFKSFDESRTIWFTEDYFEGDAGMFALIGILCGLAIYNFTIIALPFPLALYKKLLGEEVDMSDLRELMPTVARSMQSLLDYGEPDLADVFQLTFSTTRDYFGELQTIPLKPGGEDLRVTQENKQEFVQLYIDYVFNKSVEKSYRQFHTGFMRVCGGRVMKLFKAHELMEVVVGNEEYDWVALEENAEYKNGYSSSDQSIRWFWEVFHELPLEEKKKFLIFLTGSDRIPILGMKAIKILIQPTPDDKFLPVAHTCFNLLDLPQYKTKEKLKYKLLQAIQQNQGFNLV from the exons ATGGCCATCTACTGCTGGGGCAACACGGCCCACGGCGAGCTGGGACTCGGTGGGATAGAGGAGGAACAG GTGATGGTACCACGGAAGATGGATTGGATGCACGCGAAAGAGATCGCCCGGGCAGCCTGCGGTGCCAGCCACACACTGTTGCTGACCAACGATGGCAAGATGTACTCGTGCGGCAACAACGACCACGGTCAGCTGGGTCACGATGTCGAGAGTCTGCCGAACAAAAGGCCACGTATGTCGAGATTTA AGCTGCTAACGGCCCTCGAGAACTACATCATCACGCAGGCTTGCTGCGGGACAGCTCATTCACTCGCACTCACAAACTGGGGACAGGTGTACAGCTGGGGCTCGAATGCCGTGGGCCAGCTCGGTCAGGAGACGGACACAACGCGACAGATTGTTCCTCGACTCATCCGATCGATTGCCGCCAAGCAGGTGGTACAGATCGCCGCCGGTCACTATCACTGCCTAGCGCTCACCAACAGTGGCGAGCTGTACGCGTGGGGTTCGAATGCTTACGGTCAGCTCGGACTCGGTATGACCAACGAAAAAGTGAGCACACCAACCCTGGTACAGTCGCTGGCCGGCGTACCGATTGCCTTCATTGCCTGCGGTGGTAACCATAGTTTCGCGATATCCAA ATCAGGAGCCATCTTTGGGTGGGGAAAGAATACGTTCGGCCAGCTCGGGCTGAACGATCTAGCCTCACGGCAGTTCCCGACACAGTTGCGTACCCTGCGGAGTCTGGGTGTGCGGTACGTTAGCTGTGGAGATGATTTTTCCGTCTTTCTTACGGCAGTCGGTGGTGTGTTTACGTGCGGAGCAGGAACGTTTGGTCAGCTGGGGCATGGTAGCTGCAACAACGAGATATTGCCCCGCATGGTGTTTGAGCTGATGGGCAGCAAGATTACACAGATCGCGTGCGGCCGACGGCACACGCTGGCGTTTGTGCCTTCGCGGGGCAAAATCTACGGTTTTGGGCTGAGCGGTGTCGGTCAGCTCGGTATCGGGATCGTTGGCAACTACAACACTCCGCAAATCGTCCGTGGTCCTTGG CTTAAAACGGATTCGGAACCAAACGACCCGGACCGGTCGGCATTATGTGAAGTATCGCTGGAGACAGTGAACCGTATCTTCTCGGGTGGCGACCAGTGTTTCGTGTCTAtgttttccaacgaaaactCGGACGATTATCGATTGTATGA CCAACAATCGCAAATACTTACATTTTCGGTGCAGATGAGTGAGGAGCTTGCAGCAATCAAACCCGATGACACAGTCGAACTCGATCTGATGTCGGCCGTTGAAACAATCTTCAAATCGCTTGCCTGCATTAacggttcgctgctgctgccgaacgaTGAACACTTTTGCTGTACCTCGAAGCACCCGGGAGTGGATATGGTGGCAGCAACCGAAGCGTTCGAGCAGGTGCGCAAGATTGAGCACGAATCATTGCGCCAGCTGATCCGCGACTCGATCACCACCGATTTGCTCGGCTCGCTGCTAGCCTCGCCAGCGGACGTGGAAACGTTACGCGTGTacctgctgctaccgctgtaCCATGAGTTCAGCAATCCGAAGCACTACCAACTGCTGCACGCACCGTTCAGCATCTCGGTACGGCGGTTACAGAAGATTCCGTACGAAATCGTGGCCCGCTGGTGGTCACTGCAGTCACGGGATTACTTCGAGCGACTGGTTGAGTGCTGCAAAAGTGTCGTGCTGTACATAGTGAGATTCAAAATGCCGAAGGCGGTGACGGACCGGGAAGAGTGGCACGTGCTGCGGCCCGACGAGCATCTGGTGGCGATGCTCGATCTGATGGCCATCCTGTACTGGATCAATCACACCAAGCGTGAACAGAAGCTAGCGTACGAGCAGTTCCACATCGGTGAGATAGCGGAGCTGGTTGATCTGCAGCAGGATTACTACCGGTGGACGCTCGACAGTACCGGGCAGAGCTTTGCGTTGTGTAACTACGCGTTCATCTTTAACGGTGCcgccaagatgctgctgctgcagacggaTCAGGTGTTGCAGATGCATAAAGCGATCCATACACCGACGGCCAACTCGATACTGCCTTCGCTGTTCTTCCCCAGCATACCGGTAGCGCAGCAGTTCATCGTGTTGAATGTGACGCGCGAGAACATCGTGGAGGACACGATCCGCGAGCTGTCCCAGTACGGGGCGAACGATCTGAAGAAACCGATCAAGATCAAGTTCTGTGGCGAAGAGGGTGAAGATGCGGGCGGTGTGCGAAAGGAGTTCtttatgctactgctgcgcgACATACTGGACCCAAAGTACGGCATGTTTAAATCCTTCGACGAATCCCGGACGATCTGGTTTACGGAGGATTACTTCGAGGGTGATGCGGGCATGTTTGCGCTCATCGGTATCCTGTGTGGGTTGGCGATCTACAATTTCACGATCATTGCGCTACCGTTCCCGCTCGCACTGTACAAGAAGCTGCTCGGTGAGGAGGTTGATATGAGCGATCTGCGCGAACTGATGCCTACGGTAGCGCGGTCGATGCAGAGTCTGCTGGATTACGGTGAGCCCGATTTGGCCGACGTGTTTCAGcttaccttttcgacgacgagGGATTACTTTGGTGAGCTGCAAACGATTCCCCTCAAGCCGGGTGGTGAGGATTTACGGGTTACACAGGAAAACAA ACAAGAGTTCGTTCAACTGTACATTGATTATGTGTTTAACAAGTCGGTGGAGAAATCGTACCGCCAGTTTCACACCGGATTTATGCGGGTGTGCGGTGGGCGCGTGATGAAGCTCTTCAAGGCCCACGAACTGATGGAGGTTGTTGTGGGGAATGAGGAGTACGATTGGGTAGCACTCGAGGAGAATGCCGAGTATAAGAACGGTTACTCATCGAGTGATCAGTCA ATCCGATGGTTCTGGGAGGTGTTCCACGAGCTGCcgctggaggagaagaaaaagtttCTCATCTTTCTTACCGGTAGCGATCGTATACCGATCCTCGGCATGAAAGCGATCAAG aTTTTAATTCAACCAACACCGGACGATAAATTTCTGCCGGTCGCCCATACCTGCTTCAACTTGCTCGACCTACCTCAGTACAAGACGAAGGAAAAACTCAAATACAAACTGCTGCAGGCGATACAGCAAAATCAGGGATTCAATTTGGTGTAG